The following nucleotide sequence is from Pseudobutyrivibrio ruminis HUN009.
GTTTCTAGTGTATTTAAGAACAGCTGGTACATCAGATGCGATTAAGTTGCCATCTTTTCCAAGACCAACAATAAGTGGGCTGTCCTTTCTTACTGAGTAAATCTGATCTGGATAATCAGCAAAAATAATACCAAGAGCATAAGCACCCTCTACACGATGCATAACCTTTGTTACGCATGTAAGAGGATCATTTCCCTGCTTATAGTAATAATCAAGTAAGTGAGCAACAACCTCTGTATCTGTTTCAGACTTGAAGTTGTATCCACGCTTGATAAGCTTTTCCTTAAGCTTTGCATAGTTCTCAATGATACCGTTGTGAACTACTGCGATTGTCTCTTCCTCATTAAGATGTGGATGAGCATTTGTCTCGCTTGGCTCACCGTGAGTAGCCCAACGTGTGTGACCAATACCGATTGTTCCCTGCATTGTCTCACCATCATGAGTTTTCTCGCTAAGAAGACGAAGACGTCCCTTTGCCTTTTCATATTCGATTTTGGTGCCATCATAAACAGCCATACCAGCCGAGTCATAACCTCTGTACTCAAGCTTGCTAAGTCCATCTAACAAAATAGGCGCTGCCTGTGACTTACCAACATATCCTACTATTCCACACATATGTCCTTTTTTCCTTTCATAAACTCGCATAATTTAATAAATACAAGCCATTTGATTTTACTACTATTTGGCCCAAAAGTAAAACAGGGACCAGCCTAAAGGCAAGTCCCTGAAAATACACTTTATTAATCTTTTAATCCGCGGTTTGTGTGACTGTCGCACTATCTTCCGTGAATCCCGTTTCATTAACAATGTGGTCGCTAATAACATCAACCATATCGTCTGTAGGATCGTAATCCTGCTGGTCGTATAAGAACTCATGTAACTGAACAACATTTGATGTAAGTGTACATGGAACCAATACTGCACCAGTAGTCTTGCTTATTGTAGTGTCCTTAAGTGCAAATGGGAATCCTGTTGAATCAGCAATCTCATAATCACCAACTGATGCTGCCATTGAAAGCACCTGTGAAAGTGATAAGCTTGTTGAAATGCTAGGGAAGACGTCATTTGCAATATCATTTAATGTAGCCACATTAGCATTCTTTGCTTTTTCAATAATTTGCTTGATAACAGCACGCTGATTCTCAGCACGACCGTAATCGTTATCTACTGCATATCTGTTACGACAGTAACCAACAACCTGTGCACCGTTAAGTGTGTATGTTCCTGGGCTGTCGAAGTAGCAGTCTGAATACTTCCATCCATCCTCTTCTTTTGGATAGTAATTAAGTACGTTTTCAACCTCAGCAATGTAACCTGCAAGAGCATTCTGATGTGTCTCTGGATTATCTGTATCAATCATCTTCTGAGTGATTTCAAGCTCCAAGCCACCTAAGTCATCGACGATAGTAGCGAGTGCATAGAAGTCAACTGATACGTAACCAGAAATCTTAAGGTCGAGGTTGGTATTAAGCATGCTGATAGCAGTCTCAACACCACCATGGTTGTATGCGTAGTTACATTTTCTGTATGTGCCCTCTGTAACCTGGAGATATGTATCACGCTGTACAGAAACCATCTTAACTTCTTTTGTATCGTTGTTTATAGAAACAAGAATGATTGTATCTGAGTTACCACTATCAAGGTTACCATTTGAACGGTTATCAACACCAAATAATGCAAGTGTGGTGTAGTTACTTAACAGTTCCTCTGTTTCTGTATCAAGGTTGTTAACTTCGATTTCATCCATATTGATGTTGTCCCAGTTAACCTTGCCGAATTTGTTCCAGAAGAAGAAGATAAGTAAAAGAAGCAACAATACAACTATCTCTATAACAATGATATTTCTTCTTGTTTTCTTCTTTCCGCCGCGTCCATTCTTTCCGCCGCCCTTGCGTCCACTAGGAACATTTCTTCCTCTTGATGAAGATGTGCTTCTAGCTGGTCTGCTTGAATGCGAGGAAGAAGGCTTCTTTTTTCTTCTAGCAGATGATGAATGAGCAGCCGCTGCT
It contains:
- a CDS encoding LCP family protein yields the protein MSNFEDYDLRRSSGATRNARPTNRTSANRASGRPTSGRPVSRSYGRDADISPDLSLDDEIDLYDYDLQSESMSASRSSASRSASGSRPRSSASSHRTSAAAAHSSSARRKKKPSSSHSSRPARSTSSSRGRNVPSGRKGGGKNGRGGKKKTRRNIIVIEIVVLLLLLLIFFFWNKFGKVNWDNINMDEIEVNNLDTETEELLSNYTTLALFGVDNRSNGNLDSGNSDTIILVSINNDTKEVKMVSVQRDTYLQVTEGTYRKCNYAYNHGGVETAISMLNTNLDLKISGYVSVDFYALATIVDDLGGLELEITQKMIDTDNPETHQNALAGYIAEVENVLNYYPKEEDGWKYSDCYFDSPGTYTLNGAQVVGYCRNRYAVDNDYGRAENQRAVIKQIIEKAKNANVATLNDIANDVFPSISTSLSLSQVLSMAASVGDYEIADSTGFPFALKDTTISKTTGAVLVPCTLTSNVVQLHEFLYDQQDYDPTDDMVDVISDHIVNETGFTEDSATVTQTAD